Genomic window (Oncorhynchus masou masou isolate Uvic2021 chromosome 9, UVic_Omas_1.1, whole genome shotgun sequence):
TGCCAAAATTTCTAAAGAcatgtttttgctctgtcattatggggtattgtgtgtatattactgaatatttttatttattgaattaccttttagaataaggctgtaacgtaacaaaatgtggaaaacgtcaaggggtctgaatactttccgaagacactatttctcaactttcctaatattaagcacattgcttctctttacaacaggaggctggcatgaaaatgaaccactggaaaagcatcctccatttgctatttaagtgcatagatgacatgtattatTTTCAGAGACagatgcatgataatggtccattctaaatcaaaacatttTTCACACATACACTAGGGGTCAAGTGTTTTATTGAAtaaagacatcagaactatgaagtgacacatatggaatcatgtagtaaccaaaaaagtgttaaacaaatcaaaatatattttatatttgagattcttcaaatagccaccctttgccttgatgacagctttgcacactcttggcattctctgaaccagcttcatgatgtagtcacctggaatgcttttcaattagCAGGTGTACCTTCTTAAAAGACAGAAATggaagacccagttacctctgcagcagaggataagttcattagagttaccagcctccaaAATTGCTCtgcttcacagatttcaagtaacacacacctcaacatcaactgttcagaggagactgtgtgagtcaggtcttcatggtcgaattgctgcaaagaaacccctactaaaggacaccaatatgaagaaaagacttgcttggtccaagaaacacacgcaatggacattaaaccgttggaaatgtgtccttttgtctggagtccaaattggagatttttggttccaaccaccgtgtctttgtgagacacagtgtgggtgaatggataatctccacatgtgtatttcccaccgtaaagcatggaggaggaggtgttatggtgtgggggtgctttgctggtgacactgtctgtatcacacttaaccagcatggctaccacagcatcctGCAGCTATACaccgtcccatctggtttgcgcttggtgggactatcatttaccaagaaggagagtgatggagtgtggcatcggatgacctggcctccacaatcccacgatctcaaccaaattgagatggtttgggatgtcggaccacagagtgaaggaaaagcagccaacaagtgctcagcatttgtgggaactccttcaagactgagaatgcaaagctgttgtcacgccctgaccatggagatcccttggttctctatggtgtagtaggtcagggcaagactagggggtgttctagttcAATATTtctgttggtgttttgtatggttcccagttagaggcagctggtattcgttgcctctaattggggatcatattcaggtagccatttttcccacctgtgtttatgGGATAGGAGGTTACGAAGGTTTCGttgcttgtttattgttttttgagAAGTTTCACTGCAAATAAAAATGTGGAACTCACCACACCCTGCGCCTTGGTCCCGTCCTTATTACGAACGtgacagctgtcatcaaggcaaagggtgactatttgaagaatctcaaatgtaaaatctATTTTGGTTTAACAATTTTtgattacgacatgattccatatgttatttcatagttttgatgtcttcactattattatacagtgtagaaaatagaaaaaaaaataaagaaaagcccttgaatgagtaggtgttctaaaacttttgaccggtagtgtatgctACTAGTTTATTCACTAACCTGTTGCGGGCTGAGGACGGTAAACCGACTGTCTGGCGGTCTAAATAAAGAaatattacagtgccttgcgaaagtattcggcccccttgaactttacgaccttttgccacatttcaggcttcaaacataaagatataaaactgtatttttttgtgaagaatcaacaacaagtgggacacaatcatgaagtggaacgacatttattggatatttcaaacttttttaacaaatcaaaaactgaaaaattggacgtgcaaaattattcagcccctttactttcagtgcagcaaactctctccagacgttcagtgaggatctctgaatgatccaatgttgacctaaatgactaatgatgataaatacaatccacctgtgtgtaatcaagtctccgtataaatgcgcctgcactgtgatagtgtcagaggtctgttaaaagcgcagagagcatcatgaagaacaaggaacacaccaggcaggtccgagatactgttgtgaagaagtttaaagccggatttggatacaaaaagatttcctaagctttaaacatcccacggagcactgtgcaagcgataatattgaaatggaaggagtataagaccactgcaaatctaccaagacctggccgtccctctaaactttcagctcatacaaggagaagactgatcagagatgccacgaagaggcccatgatcactctagatgaactgcagagatctacagctgagatgggagaatctgtccataggacaacaatcagtcgtatagtgcacaaatctggcatttatggaagagtggcaagaagaaagacatttcttaaagatatccataaaaagtgttgtttaaagttggccacaagccacctgagagacgcaccaaacatgtggaagaaggtactctggtcagatgaaaccaaaattgaactttttggcaacaatgtaaaacgttatgtttggcgtaaaagcaacacagctcatcaccctgaacacaccatacccactgtcaaacatggtggtggcagcatcatggtttgggcctgcttttcttcagcagggacagggaagatggttaaaattgatgggaagatggatggagccaaatacaggaccattctggaagaaaacctgatggagtatgcaaaagacctgagactgggacagagatttgtcttccaacaagacaatgatccaaaacataaagcaaaatctacaatggaatggttcaaaaataaacatatccaggtgttagaatggccaagtcaaagtccagacctgaatccaatcgagaatctgtggaaagaactgaaaactgctgttcacaaatgctctccatccaacctcactgagctcgagctgttttgcaaggaggaatgggaaacattttcagtctctcgatgtgcaaaactgatagagacataccccaagcgacttacagctgtaatcgcagcaaaaggtggcgctacaaagtattaacttaagggggctgaataattttgcccgcccaatttttcagtttttgatttgttaaaaaagtttgaaatatccaataaatgtcgttccacttcatgattgtgtcccacttgttgttgattcttcacaaaaaaaatacagttttatatctttatgtttgaagcctgaaatgtggcagaaggtcgcaaagttcaagggggccgaatactttcgcaaggcactgtatatcacttgtgaatgatgtgcAGTAAGACAAGAAACGCatgtctttttttcttctttttgcgACTTTTTAAAATcctagtcgcacacctcatgtagcctagcccataggcctaatATGTTTTGAAAAGCTTTGTTTCACAACTAAATTGACCAAATAACTTctttaaaatgaagcacattaatctgctttacCGCAcaacccctcacatttttgtaaatatgagTATATCtattcatgtgacaacactgaagaaatgacactttgctacaatgtaaagtagtgagtgtacagcttgtataacagtgtaaatttgctgtcccctcaaaataactcaacacacagccattaaccGCTCCACACAGATTAGCCGCCTGTGCGAAATccttttggagaaaatatcctttctattttattcagctatgttcaattctATTCTTCAtactacaaaataacaaagaattctaagcaaatcttgtctgctaaatgaactagtgtagcccacagccatatggcatagccagatcaagGCCTAACatcaggacaactcagagtatgatattctgttcttttgaaatagactacatttccttcatatcatgtttctttagatcTGTCTAAAATAagtgatttattgtgatggtttgGACTATATTATTAAATGTATTTACTATACTTTTTTAAATATAGATGCCCCAAAGGTCTGCaacagtggcttgtaggctatgcgtggaagccaggagatgataaatgtgtttgttaattaacggtcaatcactgtgagaccggcagttatttgcttgacaatcacggGCTGAAGaaatttcatgaccgccacagccctagctGTGATGTGTTCTTCTAAATAGATGTTTTTAAGGTATTTTCAGATGTGTATTGAGCAGATAGTGAGAGAGACTGGCAGTGGGGAAAGTTGTAGGGAGATTGTATAGTAGGCCAGATCCGAACCCATGCCGACACTGAAGACGTGTCCCAGAGGCTGCAGCATTACCGCTACACCAGCCAGGGCAGACAGCTGTGACGTGTTCTGCACATCTTATCTCCCTCCCAGGTGATTCCGGACCATAAGGACCAGGAATGGGATGAGGAGAAGCCGGAATCTTATGCTGGAATTTTCCACTTCCGCTTCTGGCGCTTTGGAGAATGGATTGATGTTGTCATCGACGACCGGTTGCCCACTGCGAACGGAAACTTGGTGTATTGTCACTCCAGTGACAGCAACGAGTTCTGGAGCGCCCTGGTGGAGAAGGCTTATGCCAAGttagtacacacaaacacacactgatttGGTGAGGAAGGCTTACGCCAGGTTAATACTATAGTAgactgttgtgttaatgtgtaggatatattgtgtgtgtgtgtgtgtgtgtgtgtgtgtgtgtgtaggatgtaTGGTTGTTACGAGGCATTGGACGGGGGCAACACAGCGGATGCGTTGGTGGATTTCACTGGTGGCGTCTCTGAGCCCTTGGACCTGCTGGAGGAAGGGTTGAGTACGGACGAGGAGAAACGCTCAGTGCTGTTCGACAGAGTCCTCAAGGTTCACAACAGAGGAGGCCTCATCAGCGCCTCCATACGGGTATAAcacacacccacctacctacctacctacctacctacctacctatagtCCTGACCCTTCACCACTCTCTCCAGGCGGCCAGTTCAGCGGAGATGGAGGCTCGTCTGGCCTGTGGTCTGGTGAAGGGTCATGCCTACGCTGTGACAGACGTTAGAAAGGTCCGGCTGGGCCACGGCCTCATGGCTTACTTCAAGTCCGACAAACTCACAATGATACGACTCCGAAACCCCTGGGGAGAGAGCGAGTGGAAAGGAGCCTGGAGCGACAGGTAGGTTTTAAAGTGTTTGTTATTTACCTTTTAGTTATTCAAGAAGTCCCATTGAGGTCAGAAGACCTCTTTCACAAGGAAGACCTGGCCTGgtaggaggggggtggaggagagtgtgtgCAGGGGCATCAATTTGGTATGGCAGGGGATGGGAGTCGCCATACCCTAGCTAGCGCAACACCAACAATTTTTTTAAATAGGCAACGAAATCTTTCAAATCCCAATTTAAAAGGCAAATGCAGTTTAGCGGCATTAGTCGTCTGGCTTTGGGACCATGCAGATGCCTGGGAGCGGAAGGGAACACTGTTTGTATGGCTGGCTGGCTTTATGAAGagcagagatctgtatataatgacgagatgctcgTGTCTAAGACTTAAAACTTCTTGTGACTCCCAAACCCGCAtgtgggagcgtaatcatcgcctgaaactaattagcataacgcaacagacataaatatccctagaaaatattcatattcatgaaaatcacaaatgaaatgtattgagacacagcttagccttttgttaatcaccctgtcatctcagattttgaaaatatgctttacagccaaagctagacaagcatttgtgtaagtttatcgatagcctagcatagcattatgccttgctagcagcaggcaaccttgtcacaaatcagaaacacaatcaaattaaatcgtttaccttcgaacttcggatgttttcactcacgagactcccagatAGGCACATTtcatttttcccaaaatattatttttgtaggcgaaatagctccgattgttcttcacgtttggctgggaaatcgcccggaaattgcagtcacgaaaacggcaaaaaatattccaaattagctccataatatcgacagaaacatggcaaacgttgtttataatcaatcctcaaggtgtttttctaatatctattcgataatatatccgtcgggacaattcgtttttcagtaggaccgattggagtaatggctacctctgtattttacgggagaatctctctcggagccaccatgtgaccacttacgcattgtagccgcctacggctattcttcaacataaatgcgtaaaactacgtcacaatgctgtagacaccttggggaatacgtagaaagcgtaagctcgttgatggcacATTCgcagctcaatagggactcattggaaagcagagctttcaaaatatggggcacttccggattggatttttctcaggctttcgcctgcaacatcagttctgttatactcacagacaatatctttacagttttggaaacgttagtgttttctatccaaagctgtcaattatatgcatattctagcatcttgtcctgacataatatcccgtttaaaacgggaaagttttttttttttttttccaaaaatgaaaatactgccccctagtgcCAATGGGTTGATTCGTTGTCCCAAAGGCAGGAAAGCAGGCGTCAAGCTGATGTCCAAAATAAGTACATTGGGCTTAAATTGGACAGATTTTTGCaagagtgaaacctctcgcttcgcctcttcctctctgtggaAAGCACATCAACCCAGTTGCAGGGAACAGCGTGACTTTTTTCAACACATTGTAGAGGTAAAGATGGCTGTAGTAGATGTCTTTGGCTGCTGTTTGACTTGACATTAAACTAAACAAGATTTAATACCAGTTCTGAGCTAGTGCGTAGCGAGCagcttttatatttttttttattaactaggcaagtcagttaagaacattcttattatcaatgactgcctaggaacactgcctgttcaggggcagaacgacagatttgtaccttggggatttgaaccttctggttactagtccaacgctctaaccactaggctaccctgccgccccagctaATGCTAGAGTAAATTTAGCTTGCTTTTTCTTTTCTCCAAATTGCATTTTTTAGATTTTAAATTGTGTAGATAGATgctcatttactgcatttctatCTTCTAATTAACAGAGTAAATAACTAACGGACACGagagaagcttaaccaagtttaattcttcccaaagggtcgATACAGCTGGATTCAGACAAAATACAttttcacacaagcactgatatttaaccgtTCCTCATAGGCTGAGTCTCTTCCAACCCATCTGTACAAACATCATTCTTTACTGCTAGGCAGGACACTAGTGATACGGGCCATAAACTTCTATTTCTCCCCTAaggtgacctgacctgacctcaacccccctccccccatcactaatccatggctctctccccttatcaatgccTGCCACATGTAATCACTTCCCTGCACTCAACACATTCCAAGCTTTGTTGCACCCACTATAAtgccttcctcctataacccttaacttctggtgtagatcCTCTAAACCTCAGCactccctcagtgacatgaataagtatatttcatattctcaaaacccaacaatatatatattttttaatacttGGAGGAACCCCCCCACGCTCCTGCGTGGTTGGGCGGGCgagctgtgtgcgtgtgtgtgtgtgtgtgtgtgtgtgtgtatatagaccTGTTCATGACTCACTCCCTCTGCTGGTGGAGAGAGGTAACGTAGGCCAACAGGGAAACGGAGACCTGTAGCACAGATGGATGGTTCATTCCTGTTAGAATGTTTGTTTAATTTATATCCTGTATTGTAGGAAAATTCCATAGTGGATCTCGGCACCAAAAGGTCTGGGGAAAACTGCATGTTTGCTGTCCATGTCTCAGAACCTTGAATTCCTACTCTGTCAAGTTCTGTTCTGTTAGCATTCTTTCATTCTACACAGCACACCCTTCAGACAAACACTGAGCGATAgagaactttctctctctctttcagctcagaggagtgggggaaggtgagtaagagtgaaagagagaagatCGGAATGACGGTGCAGGATGATGGAGAATTCTGGTGAGTTCTAACCCTTGACATATGACCCATAGCCTTTCCTCCACACGGCTGAGAAAATGGATGGCCATAGGATGATGAAGACTCCCCCCCCATTCCTCCCCCCCTCCAGGATGACGTTTGATGACTTCTGTCAGTACTTCAGTGATTTGATCATGTGCCGTCTGATCAACACGTCCTACCTGTCTCTTCACAAGACCTGGGAGGAGGGCTCTCTAAAGGGCGCCTGGCGGAACCATGACGAGCCGCTCCGCAACCGCGCCGGGGGCTGCACCAACAACAAACACACCTTCCTACAGAACCCACAGGTAGGGGTGGGGATGGAGGggggcatttgtgtgtgtgtttatctatgtgtgtattaatgtatagggtgtgtgtgtctctccctgcaGTATGTGTTCAACGTGAAGAAGCCAGAGGATGAGGTGCTGGTAtgtctacagcagacagacagaagagccAGACctaaagaggggaagggagaaaaCCTGGCTATAGGCTTCGAGATACACcgggtgagaggtgtgtgtgcgtgtgttcatcacctcattgtgtgtgtgtgtaagatttattaatgtgtgtattaatgtgtaggTGGAGTTGAACAGGCAGTACCGTATGCACACTCGGCAGCAGAaggtgtgtgggagtgtgtacaTCAActccaggtgtgtgttcctacgCTGTGTCTTGATGGAGGGTCGTTACGTTGTCATACCCACAACCTTTGACCCCGCTCTGGAAGGAGACTTCCTGTTACGCATCTTCACTGACGTCCCCGCcgactgcaggtacacacacacacacacacacacacacaagcgtacACACACACTCGTACACATTCTATCACtcactctccccccccccccccatagagaGTTAACCCTTGATGAGCCAGCCCAGACGTGTTGGTCAGGACTGTGTGGTTTCCCTTCCCTGGTCACTCAGATCCATGTCCACAGAGCAGATGGACTGGCTGGACAAGACTCTGATGGAGGTATACAaaccttctctcccttctctgtctgttttctttCCTGGTCTGGTCTTCTTCTcctattcagtgtgtgtgtgtgttgcagcatCAGATCCATATGTCATCATTCGTTGTGAGGGGGAGAAGGTTTGTTCTCCGGTCTATAAAGATACCCGCAGCCCAACCTTTGACACCAAGGCTCTATTCTACAGGAAGAAAACTAACCAGCCTATACTGATAGAGGTAACAAGACTGGACTGGGTGgtgggttctgtgtgtgtgtgtgtgtgctcctgtggCTTAAAGAGGAGTTGGTGACCATTACAATTTGGGTTGTTTCTGTCgttctctcaattaaattcaatacAACTTTTTTCATCCCCCAGGTGTATAACAACAACGTGTTGATGGATTCCTTCCTGGGTCAGGTCAGTTTGACCTCTGACCCCGGTGACCCCCAGCAGGTTACCGTCCACCTGAGGGACAAGGGTAATCACCAAGACAATGACCTCCCGGGCACTCTCACCGTCTCCATGGTGACCAGCAACATTCTCACTAACATCTGACTAACCGTCAACCAATCTTTCAATCAGTGCCTTACTCCCTGTCCAATAGGAGAGAGAAGCCATAAAAATCTATTAATTTGCCATAAAACATATCTGTTGAGGGACCAAAGTTAGCCTTCCAGACAATATAGTGTTGTTTTTACTCCAACCACAGGGGCAACAGAGGACAGATAATCTCCGAGTTCTTCTTTCTCATTTTATAACCACTTTAACTTGTGCCATTACTGATATATAAATGCATGTCCAGTATTTCAGCAGTATATTTTGTCCTGTTTACATTTATTCTCATGTTTTACATTTCAGTCAGCTTTGTACTAGTCTCTCTCAAGAAACTGAGTTGGATCTGGGTACTGACATTTCTAGTCTTTCAGAAAGACTATTATTTTTGTTAACTTCATAATTCAACTTAAAAAAAAATGAGATTTCTGTCTTGCTCTACTTTGTATCACATTGATTTTCCAGTGGGAGGCCAAATACTCAGTAGCGACACATCATTCAGGGCATTTGAGCCTCACCTGTTtagcatgttattttggcattcatacgtgtcacatatcagtttacaaacaatgtaacaaataaataaatacatctaatactgagttaataaagctgtataacaaacatggtctcttttttgctttcttgagtaagacaGCTCCAAAATGTAGGTGTTTTAGTCGAGATCAGTtatttctgtggtggtggggcagccagcagaaATACAAAGCGTTGGGGTTGGTAAtattctctagttgcgccgtgattggctcagtgttctgttactcatggggacactacatcactgcaaaatctacagggagagctcAAACTCAAGcgccttgggtgctgccatagagttacattagaagtgcccatccaagaaggctcaaggtcattggccacagataaaattacatcaaatcacatatctacagtagctttgattggactgatcatgtcaacatcatatttAAAAAATCTTAGTCAGCAAGcctgcagtcatcatcatgagtcaagtcgacaatctactggcaaatgctTTTCAGtctgtcatatgaagagaaattagagTTAAATGTCTCGGTGCTCATTGGCctttggacataaacattactcaAGTcagaaattgcaaattcaacaatgagtggtttggaaggaagcAGTGGCGAACTGCAAGCATTTCGAAGCAATCATTATTTTGCTTCCCCTGCCTGCTTttcagtggagagggtgtgtggtctgGGATTAAGGATTTAAAACGTCTGTatgaaaagggtctgaatacatgaTAATTGTGCATCACATATAACGCTGTTAAACTGTGATTACTGGGGAAATCAAGCGTTGTGGCTCAGCTAGACATATAGACGAGCCATCAACCTTCACAGCCAACAAAGGGAGGAGAATAGGTACGTGCTTGACAGAATTATAGCATGTATTAAATTGTGGCAATTGTGGGACAGCACTGTGGGGCCATGACGAGTTGACAGACTCCTTGAACCCAGGCGTATTCAGGTGTATTTTTGAGACCATACGTGAAGGAGATTACAGGCTCAAAGGCATTATGACGACCAACCCATTTTTAAACAAACTTTTGGATTGTATGTATGAAGTGTACAGACAAGCTATAACTAAGGACACTGCTTTTGCATCTGTACAGGTAGATGAGACCACTGACAACTCCTGTACTGTATATTACACGATTTGACAACATTTTATCTGtgaccaatgaccttgagccttcttggatgggcactaatgtaactctatggcagcacccaaggggctagaaTGTTCTAGCTCGCCCCTTAGACTTGgctgtgacgtagtgtccccatgagtgacagaacactgaaccAATAATGACGCTGGAGCTGCCTATTtacttatttgtatttatttaggcAAAAAAAATGTGGGGGTCAAAAcaggctctgccccacctgccctgaacgACGGGTTGCCACTGTTTGTGTTATCAATATCTCTGGTGCTTTTCTCCACAAGGAGGGTGGTAAGTTACAGACCCAACATCATTATATTTTAGTATCCCCTCATCATAACCATGTTTTCCTGTGACAGTCTCTTCCATtctaatatttttgttcagtaatagTTGAGTAATAGACCCATTCCAGTTCATAGTGGGAGGGTTGTCTTGTCAGTGCGTCTGTATATTGTCTATAAAAGTGGATCCTCGTGATTGTATTGTCCTTCCTTTTTAGACCACATAGACCTAATATAATACTTCAAATGGTAGGATAACTGCTGAGTCTCTCTCAATATGGTAGGCTAActgctgagtctctctctctctatggtaggcTAACTgctgagtctctgtctctctctctgtctctctctctctgtctctctctgtctctctcaattcaattcaagggctttattggcatgggaaacatgtgttaacattgccaaagcaagtgaggtagataatatataaagtgaaataaacaaaaattaacagtagacatcacacatacagaagtttcaaaacaataaagacattacaaatgtcatattatatatatatatagtgttttaacaatgtacaaatggtaaaggatacaagataaaataaataagcatagatatggtttgtatttacaatggtgcgtgttcttcactggttgcccttttctcgtggcaataggtcacaaatcttgctgctctgatggcacactgtggaatttcacccagtagatatgggagtttttcaagattggatttgttttcaaattctttgtggatctgtgtaatctgagggaaatatgtctctctaatatggtcatacattgggcaggaggttaggaagtgcagctcagtttccacctcattttgtgggcagtgagcacatagcctgtcttctcttgagagccatgtctgcctacggcggcctttctcaatagcaaggctatgctcgctgagtctgtacatagtcaaagctttccttaattttgggtcagtcacagtggtcaggtattctgccgctgtgtactctctgtgtagtgccaaatagcattctagttagtttttttgttaattctttccaatgtgtcaagtaattatctttttgttttctcatgatttggctgggtctaattgtgctgctgtcctggggctctgtagggtgtgtttgtgtttgtgaacagagccccaggaccagcttgcttaggggactcttctccaggttcatctctctgtaggtgatggctttgttgtggaaggtttgggaatcgcttccttttaggtggttatagaatttaacggctcttttctggattttgataattagtgggtatcggcctaattctgctctgcatgcattatttggtgttctacgttgtacacggaggatatttgtgcagaattctgcgtgcagagtctcaatttggtgtttgtcccattttgtgaagtcttggttggtgagcggaccccagacctcacaaccataaagggcaatgggctctatgactgattcaagtatttttagccaaatcctaataggtatgttgaaatttatgttccttttgatggcatagaatgcccttcttgccttttctctctatgtctctctctctctctctctctctctctctctctctctctctctctctctctctctctctctctgtctctctctctctctctggtgactTAAAGAAGAGTAAAGTTAAGGCCTCAACATCTGTCTGAATTTCTGTCGCTGTCCTTTTTGAAATAGCTGAACGAATAGGCCTACCTCATCACAGCTCATTTGTGTTAATTATATAAGAACAAGCATCATACAtttactgaacagaaatataataaTGTTTGTGTATGGTTCAAAACTCATGTTGACATTAATTATTATTGAAGGAGAATGCCGTTCTCCAGTTACACAAATCCACAAGGAATCAGTAGGAACCATATTTAAAGAGCTCCACTCGCTGTTATAGaggctcccgggtggcgcagcggtttaaggcactgcatctcagtgctt
Coding sequences:
- the LOC135546360 gene encoding calpain-5-like, with translation MVVPYESQGYSSLRRECQQSRVLFEDSVFPATDQSLFYKTNRIGTITWKRPKELCDNPKLFVNGISAHDLLQGQLGNCWFVAACSSLASRETLWQKVIPDHKDQEWDEEKPESYAGIFHFRFWRFGEWIDVVIDDRLPTANGNLVYCHSSDSNEFWSALVEKAYAKMYGCYEALDGGNTADALVDFTGGVSEPLDLLEEGLSTDEEKRSVLFDRVLKVHNRGGLISASIRAASSAEMEARLACGLVKGHAYAVTDVRKVRLGHGLMAYFKSDKLTMIRLRNPWGESEWKGAWSDSSEEWGKVSKSEREKIGMTVQDDGEFWMTFDDFCQYFSDLIMCRLINTSYLSLHKTWEEGSLKGAWRNHDEPLRNRAGGCTNNKHTFLQNPQYVFNVKKPEDEVLVCLQQTDRRARPKEGKGENLAIGFEIHRVELNRQYRMHTRQQKVCGSVYINSRCVFLRCVLMEGRYVVIPTTFDPALEGDFLLRIFTDVPADCRELTLDEPAQTCWSGLCGFPSLVTQIHVHRADGLAGQDSDGASDPYVIIRCEGEKVCSPVYKDTRSPTFDTKALFYRKKTNQPILIEVYNNNVLMDSFLGQVSLTSDPGDPQQVTVHLRDKGNHQDNDLPGTLTVSMVTSNILTNI